Proteins encoded by one window of Leptolyngbyaceae cyanobacterium:
- the zds gene encoding 9,9'-di-cis-zeta-carotene desaturase — MRVAIVGAGLAGMATAIDLVDAGCEVEIFESRPFVGGKVGSWVDAEGNHIEMGLHVFFGCYYQLFDLMKKVGAIENLRLKEHTHTFVNRGGITGELDFRFITGAPFNGLKAFFTTSQLSLPDKIQNALALGTSPLVRGLIDFEGAMKTIRDLDKISFTDWFKSHGGSEGSIKRMWNPIAYALGFIDCDNISARCMLTIFQFFAARTEASILRMLEGSPHEYLHKPIIEYLEARGAKIYTRRRVRQVLFAEEGQQTRVTGLIVAQGETEETITADAYVAACDIPGIHRLLPEQWRKWSEFDNIYKLDAVPVATVQMRFDGWVTELHDMEKQKQLAQAAGLDNLLYTPDADFSCFADLALTSPSDYYREGQGSLMQLVLTPGDPFIKESNEAIANHVLKQVHDLFPSSRQLNMTWYSVVKLAQSLYREAPGMDPYRPNQTTPIPNFFLAGSYTQQDYIDSMEGATISGRRAAKAILQQKK, encoded by the coding sequence ATGCGAGTTGCGATCGTCGGGGCAGGATTAGCGGGAATGGCGACAGCGATCGATTTAGTCGATGCTGGCTGCGAGGTTGAAATCTTTGAATCCCGTCCCTTTGTAGGCGGTAAAGTCGGTAGCTGGGTAGACGCCGAAGGTAACCATATAGAAATGGGTTTGCACGTCTTTTTTGGTTGCTACTACCAACTATTCGATTTAATGAAGAAAGTAGGCGCGATCGAAAATCTGCGCCTGAAAGAACATACCCACACCTTTGTTAACCGAGGTGGGATCACGGGAGAATTAGATTTTCGCTTCATCACCGGTGCGCCTTTCAACGGATTAAAGGCATTTTTCACTACCTCCCAACTTTCCCTACCAGACAAAATCCAAAATGCCCTAGCCCTTGGCACCAGTCCCCTAGTTCGCGGTTTAATCGACTTCGAGGGCGCGATGAAAACCATCCGCGATCTCGATAAAATTAGCTTCACCGACTGGTTCAAAAGTCATGGCGGTAGCGAAGGTAGCATCAAAAGGATGTGGAATCCCATCGCCTACGCCTTGGGTTTTATCGACTGCGACAACATTTCCGCCCGTTGTATGCTCACCATTTTCCAGTTTTTCGCCGCCAGAACGGAAGCATCTATTTTGCGAATGCTGGAAGGTTCCCCTCACGAATATCTCCACAAACCGATAATTGAATATTTAGAAGCAAGAGGGGCAAAAATCTATACCCGTCGTCGAGTCAGACAAGTTTTATTTGCCGAAGAAGGACAACAAACTCGCGTTACTGGTTTAATCGTTGCCCAAGGAGAAACGGAAGAAACCATCACCGCCGATGCTTATGTTGCCGCTTGCGATATACCGGGAATTCACCGTCTATTACCCGAACAATGGCGGAAATGGTCGGAATTCGACAATATCTATAAATTAGATGCCGTACCAGTCGCCACCGTGCAAATGCGCTTCGATGGTTGGGTAACCGAATTGCACGACATGGAAAAGCAAAAACAGTTGGCTCAAGCCGCCGGACTTGATAATCTGCTATATACTCCCGATGCGGACTTTTCTTGTTTTGCCGATTTAGCTTTAACCAGTCCATCGGATTATTATCGCGAGGGACAAGGTTCTTTGATGCAATTGGTGCTGACGCCGGGAGATCCGTTTATCAAAGAAAGCAATGAAGCGATCGCAAATCACGTCCTCAAACAAGTCCACGACCTCTTCCCCTCTTCCCGACAATTAAACATGACCTGGTACAGCGTAGTCAAACTCGCCCAATCCCTCTATCGCGAAGCCCCAGGCATGGACCCCTATCGTCCCAACCAAACCACACCCATTCCTAACTTCTTCCTCGCAGGTAGTTACACCCAACAAGACTACATCGATAGTATGGAAGGAGCCACCATTTCCGGTCGTCGCGCCGCCAAAGCAATCTTGCAACAGAAAAAGTAG
- a CDS encoding iron-sulfur cluster assembly accessory protein, with translation MTSATQSQQRGIQITESALRQVMFLREKQGKDLCLRVGVRQGGCSGMSYMMDFIDPSAITPDDDVFDYDGFQLVCDRKSLLYLYGLVLDYSDAMIGGGFQFTNPNAAQTCGCGKSFAV, from the coding sequence ATGACCTCAGCAACTCAGTCCCAACAACGGGGTATCCAGATCACCGAATCTGCTTTACGGCAGGTGATGTTCTTGCGGGAAAAACAAGGAAAAGACCTCTGCCTGCGGGTAGGCGTGCGCCAAGGGGGTTGCTCTGGGATGTCGTACATGATGGATTTTATCGATCCTAGCGCTATTACGCCGGATGATGATGTTTTTGATTATGATGGCTTTCAGTTAGTGTGCGATCGCAAAAGCTTGCTTTACCTCTACGGTCTGGTACTGGACTACAGCGATGCGATGATTGGCGGAGGCTTTCAATTCACTAACCCCAATGCTGCTCAAACCTGCGGTTGTGGTAAATCTTTTGCCGTGTGA
- a CDS encoding tetratricopeptide repeat protein has product MTEKTVSELFESGIERYKAGESPETLIPVFKEICDRSGKTSAAWTCLAWLYLLDNQPNQALKAAQKAVKLTPQDPQARVNLASAMLEMGQTGVRQHVQIAQQVLVLDAELRQEIQENIQDGLTRKPDWDSLQKINAWLFG; this is encoded by the coding sequence ATGACTGAAAAAACTGTTAGTGAATTATTTGAGTCTGGTATTGAACGTTACAAAGCTGGTGAAAGTCCGGAAACTCTCATACCTGTTTTTAAAGAAATTTGCGATCGTTCAGGCAAAACGAGTGCTGCTTGGACTTGTTTAGCTTGGTTGTACCTGTTAGATAATCAGCCCAATCAAGCTTTGAAAGCAGCACAAAAAGCCGTAAAATTAACACCTCAAGACCCCCAAGCCAGAGTAAATTTAGCTTCTGCCATGTTAGAAATGGGTCAAACTGGCGTGCGGCAGCACGTTCAAATTGCTCAACAAGTATTGGTTTTAGATGCAGAATTGCGTCAGGAAATTCAAGAAAATATTCAGGATGGTTTAACTAGAAAACCTGACTGGGATAGTCTGCAAAAAATTAATGCTTGGCTGTTTGGATAA